In Oreochromis aureus strain Israel breed Guangdong linkage group 15, ZZ_aureus, whole genome shotgun sequence, a single genomic region encodes these proteins:
- the vegfab gene encoding vascular endothelial growth factor Ab isoform X3, whose amino-acid sequence MNFIDSLTLLFLTLSAVKSAHIPRETERGPHNVIPLMEVYNKSLCQPRELLVEILQEYPDEVEHIFIPSCVVLTRCAGCCNDEMLQCTPTSTYNVTMEIKRINPRRQQNDIFMSFTEHSACECRLKNEVKEKKEKSGRPSQLNPRSDPAMLRETTDSTGLS is encoded by the exons ATGAACTTTATTGACAGTTTGACACTATTATTTTTGACGCTGTCAGCTGTCAAG aGTGCCCACATACCGAGGGAAACAGAAAGAGGTCCACATAACG TGATCCCTCTGATGGAGGTGTACAACAAGAGTTTGTGTCAACCTCGGGAGCTTTTGGTGGAAATTCTGCAAGAGTATCCAGATGAGGTGGAGCACATCTTCATCCCGTCATGCGTCGTTTTAACACGCTGTGCCGGCTGCTGCAACGACGAGATGCTGCAGTGCACGCCGACATCCACTTATAACGTTACAATGGAG ATTAAAAGAATTAATCCCAGGAGGCAACAAAATGATATTTTCATGAGTTTTACAGAACACAGCGCATGCGAGTGTAG GTTAAAGAAtgaagtgaaagaaaagaaagaaaa gagtggacgtcCGAGTCAGCTCAACCCAAGGTCAGACcctgcaatgctcagagaaactacagactctacaggcctcagttag
- the vegfab gene encoding vascular endothelial growth factor Ab isoform X1, whose translation MNFIDSLTLLFLTLSAVKSAHIPRETERGPHNVIPLMEVYNKSLCQPRELLVEILQEYPDEVEHIFIPSCVVLTRCAGCCNDEMLQCTPTSTYNVTMEIKRINPRRQQNDIFMSFTEHSACECRLKNEVKEKKEKKSRTGRDKGQKRKRKKNPEKTIHDAVCEPCCDQCSERRKRLFVQDPATCRCSCKHTDEYCKERQLELNERTCKCDKPRR comes from the exons ATGAACTTTATTGACAGTTTGACACTATTATTTTTGACGCTGTCAGCTGTCAAG aGTGCCCACATACCGAGGGAAACAGAAAGAGGTCCACATAACG TGATCCCTCTGATGGAGGTGTACAACAAGAGTTTGTGTCAACCTCGGGAGCTTTTGGTGGAAATTCTGCAAGAGTATCCAGATGAGGTGGAGCACATCTTCATCCCGTCATGCGTCGTTTTAACACGCTGTGCCGGCTGCTGCAACGACGAGATGCTGCAGTGCACGCCGACATCCACTTATAACGTTACAATGGAG ATTAAAAGAATTAATCCCAGGAGGCAACAAAATGATATTTTCATGAGTTTTACAGAACACAGCGCATGCGAGTGTAG GTTAAAGAAtgaagtgaaagaaaagaaagaaaa AAAATCCCGGACAGGCAGGGATAAAGGCCAAAAGAGAAAACGAaagaaaaaccctgaaaaaacaATTCACGATGC TGTTTGTGAGCCATGTTGTGATCAGTGCTCAGAGAGGAGAAAGCGTTTGTTTGTACAGGACCCTGCAACCTGCCGGTGctcctgcaaacacacagacgAATACTGTAAAGAACGCCAGCTAGAGCTCAACGAGAGGACCTGCAA ATGTGACAAGCCAAGAAGATGA
- the vegfab gene encoding vascular endothelial growth factor Ab isoform X2: MNFIDSLTLLFLTLSAVKSAHIPRETERGPHNVIPLMEVYNKSLCQPRELLVEILQEYPDEVEHIFIPSCVVLTRCAGCCNDEMLQCTPTSTYNVTMEIKRINPRRQQNDIFMSFTEHSACECRLKNEVKEKKENVCEPCCDQCSERRKRLFVQDPATCRCSCKHTDEYCKERQLELNERTCKCDKPRR, from the exons ATGAACTTTATTGACAGTTTGACACTATTATTTTTGACGCTGTCAGCTGTCAAG aGTGCCCACATACCGAGGGAAACAGAAAGAGGTCCACATAACG TGATCCCTCTGATGGAGGTGTACAACAAGAGTTTGTGTCAACCTCGGGAGCTTTTGGTGGAAATTCTGCAAGAGTATCCAGATGAGGTGGAGCACATCTTCATCCCGTCATGCGTCGTTTTAACACGCTGTGCCGGCTGCTGCAACGACGAGATGCTGCAGTGCACGCCGACATCCACTTATAACGTTACAATGGAG ATTAAAAGAATTAATCCCAGGAGGCAACAAAATGATATTTTCATGAGTTTTACAGAACACAGCGCATGCGAGTGTAG GTTAAAGAAtgaagtgaaagaaaagaaagaaaa TGTTTGTGAGCCATGTTGTGATCAGTGCTCAGAGAGGAGAAAGCGTTTGTTTGTACAGGACCCTGCAACCTGCCGGTGctcctgcaaacacacagacgAATACTGTAAAGAACGCCAGCTAGAGCTCAACGAGAGGACCTGCAA ATGTGACAAGCCAAGAAGATGA